The nucleotide window GTGATCAGGAAGTCGGTGGCGGCGAAGCCGAGCAGCACCAGCACGAAGAGCTTGCCGCGCCAGAACGGCAGCAGCCGCTCGAGCATGGCGATCGAGCCCTCGCCGCGCGGGCTCTCCCGGGCGACCCGGCGGTACACCGGCAGCGCGCCGAGCAGGGTCAGCGCGACCAGCACCAGGGTGGCCAGCGGGGAGATGACGCCGGCGGCGAGCGCGGCGATGCCCGGCTGGTAGCCGAGGGTGGAGAAGTAGTCGACGCCGGTGAGGCACATGACCTTCCACCACGGCCGGCGGTGAGCGTCGTGCGCGGGAGCGGTGTGCGGGCCGGGGTGCTCGGCGCCGCGCTGGGCGGCGTCGTCCAGCAGCCAGTCGCGCACCGGTCGGCGGCTGTCCTGTGTCGCGGTGGCCACGCCTGCTCCTCGTCAGCGGCCCGGCTGCTCCGGGCACCGCTCACCGACGCTAGGGGCCCGACGGGTGCCGGCAGGGGAGGACCGCGTCAAGATCCCGTCAAGGTCTCCGCGTGGGTGTGGTGGTGCCGCCTGACCGATCGCACGAGGACCACGACGAACAGGACGCCGACGACGACGGCCGCGACCCAGCCCGCTCCGGTCGCCACCCGCTCCCCGAGGACCCGGGCCAGCAGGATGACGGTGGTGGCCCAGGCCGTGCCGCTGACCACGATCACCGGACCGGCCAGCCGCAGCGGCACCCCCGCCCCACCGGCGACCCGGGGGGTGAGGGTGCGGGTGACCGCGACCCAGTGCGACCCGGCCATCACGGCCGCCGCGCCCACGGGGCCCTGGTGGGTCAGCCAGCTGCGGGCGGTGCGCACCACGGGCTCGACCCGGGCGCGCAGCCGGCGGTGCGAGCCCGGGTCGAGAGCCCGCCGGCCGTGGCCCCGGCGCCAGCCGGTCAGCGCCCCACTGACGCTGGCCGTGGCGGCCACCGCGATGGGCACCGCCGGGTGCCAGCCGGAGGCGGCGGACCACAGCCCGAGCACCACCAGCGTCGTCGTCCCGGGCATCAGCAGCCCGACCAGCAGGCTGCTCTCCACCGCCAGCACGACGGCCGCGACGCCGAGCACCACGACGGCCGGCCAGTCGCCGACGTGGTCCAGGACAGCGCGGAGCATGCCCCGACCCTTCCCCGATCACGGCCGGCGAACCAGGCCCTGCCGGTCCTGTGAGCGGGGGCACACGGTCGGCGTCCGGCGTCAGGGCGGCGTCAAGGACGCCGTCCGCCCGCGTCAGGGAACCGTCAAGACCGGGTGCAGGGCGCTCGAGCGCTCCTAGCGTCGCCGGCTGCGAGGTGGACGACGACGGGTCGTCCGCGCTGATGCGGATGAAGGTGCTCACGACGTGACCGACGTGGTCTACGTGCTCCTCACGCTGGCGGTCTTCGGGCTGCTGGCGCTGGCTGTGCGCGGGGTGGAGAAGCTGTGACCTGGGTCGGACTCGCGGTCGCGGCGGCGCTGGTGCTCTACCTGCTCGCGTCGCTGCTGTTCCCGGAGCGGTTCTGATGAGCGCCACCGCAGCCGGCTGGCTGCAGGTCCTCCTGCTGGTGGTGGCGCTGGTCGTCGTCCACCGGCCGCTGGGCGACTGGATGGCGAAGGTGTTCACCAGCCCGCGGCACGGCCGGGTGGAGAAGGTGGTCTACCGGGCGGTCGGCGTGGACGCCGACACCGAGCAGCGCTGGCCCACCTACCTGCGCAGCGTGCTGGCGTTCTCGCTGGTGTCGGTGCTCTTCCTCTACCTGCTCCAGCGGCTGCAGTCGGTGCTGCCGTGGAGCAACGACATGGCGCCGGTCGAGTCCGGCTCGGCGTGGAACACCGCGGTCAGCTTCGTGACCAACACGAACTGGCAGGGCTACTCGGGTGAGTCGACGATGGGCCACCTGGTCCAGATGGCCGGCCTCGCGGTGCAGAACTTCGTCTCGGCCGCGGTGGGTCTGGCCGTGGCGGTGGCGCTGGTGCGCGGGTTCGCCCGCACCCGCACCGACCGGCTGGGCAACTTCTGGGTCGACCTGACCCGCGCGGTCACCCGCATCCTGCTGCCGCTGTCGGTGCTGGCGGCGATCGTGCTGGTGCTCGGCGGCCTGGTGCAGAACCTCTCGGCCGGCACCGACGCGACCACGCTGTCGGGTGCGAGCCAGTTCATCCCCGGCGGGCCGGTGGCCTCCCAGGAGGCGATCAAGCAGCTGGGCACCAACGGCGGCGGCTTCTACAACGCCAACTCCGCGCACCCCTTCGAGGGCCCCAGCGCCTGGACGTCGCTGTTCGAGGTCTTCCTCATGCTGGTCATCCCCTTCTCCCTGCCGCGCACGTTCGGCCGGATGGTGGGGGACAAGCGGCAGGGTCTGGCGATCGTCGCCGTCATGGCCACGCTGGCCTCGGCGTCGCTGGCGCTGAACAGCTGGGCGCAGGCCCGCGCCGGCGGTGCTGCACTGCAGCTGGCGGGGGCGGCGACCGAGGGCCAGGAGGTGCGCTTCGGCGGACCCCTGTCGGCACTGTTCGGGACGGCGACCACGCTCACCTCGACCGGCGCGGTCAACTCGCTGCACGACAGCTACACGCCGGCCGGCGGGCTGCTGACGATGTTCAACATGATGCTGGGCGAGGTCGCGCCCGGCGGTGTCGGCTCGGGCCTCTACGGGATGCTCGTGCTCGCCGTCATCGCCGTCTTCGTCGCCGGGCTGATGGTCGGACGCACCCCGGAGTACCTGGGCAAGAAGCTCGGACGCCGGGAGATGACCCTGGCCTCCCTCTACGTGCTCACCACCCCGGCGATCGTGCTGATCGGCACCGCGGTCGCCATGGCCACCGACGCCGGCCGCAGCTCGATGCTCAACGACGGCCCGCACGGCCTGAGCGAGGTGCTCTACGCGTTCACCTCGGCCGGCAACAACAACGGCTCGGCGTTCGCCGGGCTGAGCGCGAACACGCCGTTCTACAACACCGCCCTCGGGTTGGCGATGGCCTTCGGCCGGTTCATCCCGATCGTGCTGGTGCTCGCGCTGGCCGGCCGGCTCGCCCAGCAGGGCCGGACGCCGGCCACCGCCGGGACCCTGCCCACCCACCAGGTGCTGTTCGTCGGGCTGCTGTCCGCCGTTGTCCTGGTCGTCGTCGGGCTCACGTACTTCCCCGTTCTCTCCCTCGGACCCATCGCAGAAGGACTGTCATGACCGCGACGCTCGAACGACCTCCCGTCGAGTCGCGCCCGCAGCAACGGGCCAGCATCGAGTGGGGCCCCGCCCTGGTCGGGGCGGTGCGCAAGCTCGACCCGCGCGGCCTGGTGCGCCAGCCCGTCGTGTTCGTGGTGTGGGTCGGCTCGGTGTTCTCCACCGTGCTGGCGATCACCGACCCGTCGCTGTTCGGCTGGCTGATCGCGGCCTGGCTGTGGCTGACCGTGCTGTTCGCCAACATCGCCGAGGCCGTCGCCGAGGGCCGCGGCAAGGCGCAGGCGGCGAGCCTGCGCAACGCCCGCACCAGCACCGTCGCCGTCCTCGAGGACGGTACCGAGGTGCCCGCCCCGGACCTGAAGCCCGGGATGCGCGTCGTGGTCGTGGCCGGGCAGGTCGTGCCCGGGGACGGCGACGTCGTCGAGGGCATCGCCAGCGTCGACGAGTCGGCGATCACCGGGGAGTCCGCGCCGGTGATCCGCGAGTCCGGCGGTGACCGCTCGGCGGTGACCGGCGGGACGACGGTGCTGAGCGACCGGATCGTCGTCCAGATCACCAGCAAGCCGGGGGAGACGTTCGTCGACCGGATGATCGCGCTGGTCGAGGGGGCGTCCCGGCAGCGGACGCCGAACGAGATCGCGCTGAACATCCTGCTCAGCTCGCTGACGATCGTGTTCCTGCTGGCCGTGGTGACGCTGCAGCCGCTGGCCATCTACTCCGGTGCCGAGCAGTCGATGACCGTGCTGATCGCGCTGGTGGTCTGCCTGATCCCGACCACGATCGGTGCGCTGCTGTCGGCGATCGGCATCGCCGGCATGGACCGGCTCGTGCAGCGCAACGTGCTGGCGATGAGCGGCCGCGCAGTCGAGGCGGCCGGTGACGTGAACACCCTGCTGCTGGACAAGACCGGCACGATCACCCTCGGCAACCGGCAGGCGGCGGAGTTCGTCCCGGTCGGCGACGCGTCGCTGGCCGAGGTCACCGAGGCGGCGCAGCTGGCCTCACTGTCCGACGAGACGCCCGAGGGCCGCAGCATCGTGGGGCTGGCCGGGCTGGGGGAGCGGGACACCGGTGGGGCCGAGTTCGTGCCGTTCACCGCGCAGACCCGGATGAGCGGCGTCGACCTGCCCGACGGCCGGCAGCTGCGCAAGGGCGCGGCCGGTGCGGTGCAGAACTGGGTGCGCTCGCTCGACGGCGCCGTCCCGCCGGACGTCGCCGCCGTGGTCGATCGCATCGCCGCCTCGGGCGGGACGCCGCTGCTGCTCGCCAGCGCCTCTGGGGGCACGGCCCGCGTGCTGGGCGTCATCCACCTCAAGGACGTGGTGAAGCCCGGCATGAAGGAGCGCTTCGACGAGCTCCGCCGGATGGGCATCCGCACCGTGATGATCACCGGCGACAACGAGCGGACGGCGCGGGCGATTGCGGCGGAGGCCGGCATCGACGACGTCCTGGCCGAGGCGACGCCGGAGGACAAGCTGGCGCTGATCGTCAAGGAGCAGGACGGCGGCCGGCTGGTCGCGATGACCGGTGACGGCACGAACGACGCACCGGCGCTGGCCCAGGCCGACGTCGGGGTGGCCATGAACACCGGGACGTCGGCGGCGAAGGAGGCCGGCAACATGGTCGACCTCGACTCCGACCCGACGAAGCTGATCGAGATCGTGGAGATCGGCAAGCAGCTGCTCATCACCCGCGGGTCGCTGACCACGTTCTCCATCGCCAACGACCTGGCCAAGTACTTCGCGATCCTGCCCGCCATGTTCGCCGGGGTCTTCCCGGGGCTGGACACGCTCAACGTGATGCGGCTGGCCTCGCCGGAGTCGGCGATCCTGTCGGCGGTCGTCTTCAACGCGCTGATCATCGTGGCGCTGGTGCCGCTGGCGCTGCGCGGCGTGAAGTACCGGGCGACCTCGGCGTCGGCGATGTTGCGCCGCAACCTGCTGGTCTACGGCGTCGGCGGCGTGGTGCTGCCGTTCGTCGGGATCAAGCTCATCGACCTGCTCGTCTCTCTGATCCCCGGGATCGCGTGATGCCCACTCTGCGTTCTGGCCGCCAGTTGGTGGCCGCCGTCCGTGCCGTCCTCCTCGCCACCGTGGTGCTGGGGCTGGTCTACCCGCTGGTCATGCTCGGCATCGCCCAGGTCATCCGCCCCGGCGGCGCCGACGGGTCGCTCGTGACCCGCGACGGCACCGTGGTCGGGTCGTCGTTGATCGGCCAGGCGTTCGTGTCCGCCTCCGGGGACGCGCTGCCGCAGTACTTCCAGTCCCGGCCCTCGGCGTCGGACTACGACGGCGCGGCGTCGGGTGGGTCGAACCTGGGGCCGAACTCGGCCGACCTGGTCGACGCGATCACCGAGCGGCAGTCGCAGGTGGCGGCCTTCAACGGCGTGATGCCGGCCGACGTGCCGGCGGACGCGGTGACGGCGTCGGCGTCCGGGCTGGACCCGGGCATCTCACCGGCCTACGCGGCGCTGCAGGTGACCCGGGTGGCTGCTGCCCGTGGGGCTGCTGCTGGGGACGTCTCGGCGCTGGTGGACGGGGCCACGCACGGCCGGGACCTGGGCTTCATCGGTGCGCCGTACGTCAACGTGCTGGAGCTCAACCTGGCCCTGGACGAGCGGTTCGGCACCGCGGGCTGACGACACGGCGCCCGGCGGGGGACCCCCTCCGTCGGGCGCCGTTCACCCTGTTGTACTGTTCTCCACGGCTCGGACACACCAGACCGAGTCGCAAGGGGCTGTGGCGCAGCTGGTAGCGCACCACACTGGCAGTGTGGGGGTCAGGGGTTCGAGTCCCCTCAGCTCCACTCTTGATCAGGCCGTTCTCCATTCGGAGGGCGGCCTGACTCGTCTCTGGTTGCAGATCGCCTACCTTCACTTGCGAGTAGCAGGGCCCATCCTCTGCCCGGCCGGAAGGGCGAGGGCCTACATCTCGGCACTGTTGTGATTCAGGGTCTGGGCATTGAGCTGCGGCCGAGCAGTTCGTCGCAATCTGCGGCTGCGTGTTGACCCCTAGCGGCCGTCCTACGGTGGCGTACTGGCCGTCGCTTAGCCGGAGCTGCCCGGCCCCTCCTGACGGCGGGGAGCTCTACACAGTTGTTGTAGCCGGTTCTCCCAACACTTGCCCGGCAACTGAGCTCGAGGTGGTCTCGGTCGCAGCTACCTAGCGGGTCGCGTAGTCCAGCGTCGGGGGATCGCTCCCGTCCCAATCGAGGAACCAGACCTCGTTGACACGGCGACGGAACGGCTGGTGAGCGCCAAGCGTCCATCTCCCGCACGTG belongs to Modestobacter sp. L9-4 and includes:
- a CDS encoding DedA family protein, with translation MLRAVLDHVGDWPAVVVLGVAAVVLAVESSLLVGLLMPGTTTLVVLGLWSAASGWHPAVPIAVAATASVSGALTGWRRGHGRRALDPGSHRRLRARVEPVVRTARSWLTHQGPVGAAAVMAGSHWVAVTRTLTPRVAGGAGVPLRLAGPVIVVSGTAWATTVILLARVLGERVATGAGWVAAVVVGVLFVVVLVRSVRRHHHTHAETLTGS
- the kdpF gene encoding K(+)-transporting ATPase subunit F yields the protein MTWVGLAVAAALVLYLLASLLFPERF
- the kdpA gene encoding potassium-transporting ATPase subunit KdpA: MSATAAGWLQVLLLVVALVVVHRPLGDWMAKVFTSPRHGRVEKVVYRAVGVDADTEQRWPTYLRSVLAFSLVSVLFLYLLQRLQSVLPWSNDMAPVESGSAWNTAVSFVTNTNWQGYSGESTMGHLVQMAGLAVQNFVSAAVGLAVAVALVRGFARTRTDRLGNFWVDLTRAVTRILLPLSVLAAIVLVLGGLVQNLSAGTDATTLSGASQFIPGGPVASQEAIKQLGTNGGGFYNANSAHPFEGPSAWTSLFEVFLMLVIPFSLPRTFGRMVGDKRQGLAIVAVMATLASASLALNSWAQARAGGAALQLAGAATEGQEVRFGGPLSALFGTATTLTSTGAVNSLHDSYTPAGGLLTMFNMMLGEVAPGGVGSGLYGMLVLAVIAVFVAGLMVGRTPEYLGKKLGRREMTLASLYVLTTPAIVLIGTAVAMATDAGRSSMLNDGPHGLSEVLYAFTSAGNNNGSAFAGLSANTPFYNTALGLAMAFGRFIPIVLVLALAGRLAQQGRTPATAGTLPTHQVLFVGLLSAVVLVVVGLTYFPVLSLGPIAEGLS
- the kdpB gene encoding potassium-transporting ATPase subunit KdpB, with protein sequence MTATLERPPVESRPQQRASIEWGPALVGAVRKLDPRGLVRQPVVFVVWVGSVFSTVLAITDPSLFGWLIAAWLWLTVLFANIAEAVAEGRGKAQAASLRNARTSTVAVLEDGTEVPAPDLKPGMRVVVVAGQVVPGDGDVVEGIASVDESAITGESAPVIRESGGDRSAVTGGTTVLSDRIVVQITSKPGETFVDRMIALVEGASRQRTPNEIALNILLSSLTIVFLLAVVTLQPLAIYSGAEQSMTVLIALVVCLIPTTIGALLSAIGIAGMDRLVQRNVLAMSGRAVEAAGDVNTLLLDKTGTITLGNRQAAEFVPVGDASLAEVTEAAQLASLSDETPEGRSIVGLAGLGERDTGGAEFVPFTAQTRMSGVDLPDGRQLRKGAAGAVQNWVRSLDGAVPPDVAAVVDRIAASGGTPLLLASASGGTARVLGVIHLKDVVKPGMKERFDELRRMGIRTVMITGDNERTARAIAAEAGIDDVLAEATPEDKLALIVKEQDGGRLVAMTGDGTNDAPALAQADVGVAMNTGTSAAKEAGNMVDLDSDPTKLIEIVEIGKQLLITRGSLTTFSIANDLAKYFAILPAMFAGVFPGLDTLNVMRLASPESAILSAVVFNALIIVALVPLALRGVKYRATSASAMLRRNLLVYGVGGVVLPFVGIKLIDLLVSLIPGIA
- the kdpC gene encoding potassium-transporting ATPase subunit KdpC, with the protein product MPTLRSGRQLVAAVRAVLLATVVLGLVYPLVMLGIAQVIRPGGADGSLVTRDGTVVGSSLIGQAFVSASGDALPQYFQSRPSASDYDGAASGGSNLGPNSADLVDAITERQSQVAAFNGVMPADVPADAVTASASGLDPGISPAYAALQVTRVAAARGAAAGDVSALVDGATHGRDLGFIGAPYVNVLELNLALDERFGTAG